Part of the Aquimarina sp. TRL1 genome, AAACAAACTTTATCTGGTAGGAAATAATTTTTCTCAATTTATCGATATTGAAAAAGACGGAAGTTTCGTCGATACACTAACTACTTCTAGTGGTTATTTTTATGTTCGGGACCTTAAAAATTATATTGAGTTATACTTATCTCAGGGAAACTCCTTGGAACTTTTTTATGATGCAGATAATTTTGAAAAATCCATCCGTTTCAAAGGAAAAGAAAGTGTTATTAATGAATATCTACAGAAAAAAAGTGAACTCAAAAATACCATTACCGGAGGAGAGGCTCAATTTAGCCTCCTCAATGAGATAGATTACAAAAAGAAAAACCTAATACTCAAAAAAAGAAGTTTAGATTTGGTAACCTCTTATGACGGGCTTCCTGAATCATTTATAATCAAAGAAAAAAAAAATATCACCTATCAATATTATCTTAGATTTTTTAAATACATATACCTTCATGCATATTATATCAAAGATAGAAACTTCAAACCTTCTGAAACATTCTATAATGAACTTGAAGAAGTAGACATAACCAATGAACAAGACTTCTTAGAGCTTTCATCATATAACAAATTAATCAGAGATTATTATAATCGTCTTATACATAACTGTTCTACAAGTAAAGAGGTGAGCCAGCTTTATAATGGTATTAATTCTAACATTATACAAAAGGAAATTCTGAATATGACGATACAATTCATGGACAGAGAGGATTATGCAATTGATACTTTATATTCAGGGTTGCGTTCTTTGAATCTGGATAGACAAACGCTGGCTGACCTGGAAAAGAAATACCGTTCTATCAAAAAATTAGACGTCGGTACTCCTTCTCCCAGTTTTAAGTATTATAATATAGATGGGAGTAATACCACATTGGAAGACCTCAGAGGTAACTATGTCTTAATTGATGTGTGGGCTACCTGGTGCGGTCCTTGCAAAATAGAAGTTCCTCATTTAGAAAGGTTGGAAAAGAAATATCACAATCAGCAAATCAAATTCGTAAGTATTTCAGTAGATAAAAAGAAGCATTTCGAACGATGGAAAAAATATGTACATAAAAAAAAGCTAAAAGGAATACAGCTTTTTGCTGATGAGTCTTTTGATTCTGATTTCATTAAATACTTCCAAGTAACTTCACTTCCTAGTTTTATCTTACTAGACCCTGAAGGAAATATTGTTTTATCCAAAGCTCCCTATCCCTCTACTCCTGAAATGGAAAAACTATTAGATGATCTATTATCCAAAAAAAAATGACGTTATTAATTAGCTAGTTACAACAAGCCTCATTACTCCATCGATATAAATCGAACATGTGAATGAGGCTTGACTATTATTATTTGTTCTTTATAATTGTTGTTACTTCCTTAAGCCAGTTATCACTTTTTAATTCAATATCTGGCACAACCCCTTTTGCTTCTATTGATTTTCCTTCTTTCGTTTTAATTTCACAAATCGGAATATATAGGTTGTAATGCTTTAAAGAGACACCTGTAACTGGATTTCCTGCTCCTGCTGTTGTTTTCCCAACAATAGTTGCTCGTTTCATTTGCTGTAATATAAATGCAAAATATTCAGCCGAAGAGCCCGTATTCTCAGAAACCATAACATAGACTGGTACATCAAAAAAGTTAGGACCATCCGTATAATTATAAGGCACTTCACTTTGATGCCATTCCTTCTCTCCTATGCAGCGTTTTTTTAAGAGATGCTGATATTCTTTTGTAGCGAATAAATGCTGATTGATAAATCCACTAAGTTCCCCATACCCTCCTCCATTAGAAGTAATATCAAAAATTAAAGAATCACATCCATCAAGAAACTCCAACATCGCTATAACTTTTTTAAAAGCTACGGTCAGGTCAACCCCAGAAGTATCCCACTTAATATATCCGATATTTCCATCTAGTATGCTTACCTGACTAAAACCACCGTTTTTATTGTGTGTTTTTTTCTGACCTTTTATTTTTCCTGTCTTATAAGCGGCTGGGATCTCTTTAACTCCCATATAAAAATGAATATCATTGGTGGTATTCCTCAGGGTTTCTTTAATCTTCTTTGCTATTTCGGGAGGTGTCATTCCTACCAGTTCTTTATCTTTAATTTGTTGTAAAAGAACTTTCTTTACTTTTTTACTTTTTTCTTTATCAAAGTACGTTTGCTCTAATTTTGCTATAATATCAGTAACCAACGTACTAACCTGCTCCTTATTTAATCTTGAATTCAAAAAACGCTGGTGTTTATCATTAATTTTTGATAGCAATTCTCGCCAAGGTTCTTCTTCATATAGAGATTTCAAGTCTGAGTCTTTAATCAAATGATGATAATTATCCCACCCCATATCGACTGCTTTGTATACATAAGATATTGCCAACTCTTTTCTATCAGACAATGCGGCACTACAAGCAGCGTTATACATATCTTTTTTATTCAACAGTTGGGGTTCACTAGTATCAAAAGCTTTTTTATAAAATAGTATACTCTCTTCATATGCTTTATTCCTATATGCTTCTTCTGCACTCATTACAAGATCATTATATGATTGTGCTGCCAGTATTGTGGTTAAAAAAAATGTAATTACTACTGATATATTTTTCATAGTTGTTTTGTTTAGAAGCAACAAAACTACACGACCAAAGCACAAAAACACTATATAAAATACTCATTAACCGATTATTAACCTTTTGTTAACGAAGAAAAAAATCTTCTGTATAATTGGGACTTTTCTTTTTTTTGACTATATTATTATATCTAATATATTAGAAACGGTATTGAAAATTTCAGATGATAAAACGTAATTTGGAGATGTCTCAAACATATTATTTTTATCTATGATTTGGGAATATACAAGGATTTTTGATCTGCTAAAAAAGAAAAAAAGGGTGTTTTTATACTGAAAAAAATATTCTTCCTATTATATTCGTTCCCGAATACCGGAAATGGACTATATTATTCATAATGAATCCAAATAAGAAGTGTTTTGTATAAGTTATGAATAAAAATATTAAACATTTTGTAATTTTATAAAAAAATAGACATGGAATTAATAGAAAGAGCCTTAGAATTCGAAAGTAGAAAGATGAGCCATATGTCTACAAGTGATAGAGTAGCAGCTTCTAGAGAAGCAAAAGAATTGATTTTAGCAATCAATGAGATTTATAAAGAAACAAAAGATACCAAATTAATGGATATCATGAAATTGCTTACTGAAAAGAAACGAAAAATCGAAAAGCGATTAAAAGGAGCAACTGATATATAAATAAAATCTTTTCTTTAATACACTGGCTTATATTATTTCAGATGCTTTTTATAAGCTGTAAATAATATCAAAACATACTGGAAACCCTCTCGTATATCCCACGAAAGGGTTTTACGTGTTTCCTGTAACAAAAACTACTATAGGTATCGATCTTTTCGTTATACATTTTTATACTAGTAAATACCTTCAAAATATTGCGTACTTCCCATATAAATTTTACTTTTGTAGTAGGGAAAACAAAAAAATAAGGGAAAAACGAATACATCCGTCCCCTTGATAAATTCATTCATTTTTTATCGAATAAAAACATTCGTATTCATTATCTTAAAACACAAAATCAAGGATGATGAATACAGAAAATGCATACAATTTATGGGCTAGTCATTATGATGATATGCCTAATAAGACAAGAGACCTGGAAAAAACAGCTGCTCTGACCACTTTACAATCAAAAGAATACCCTTTTATACTGGAACTGGGATGCGGAACTGGAAAAAATACTACCTGGCTCCGACATAAGGCTACCCAACTTACTGCACTTGATTTTTCTGTTGAAATGTTGAGAAAAGCCGAGGAAAAAATTAAGGATAACAACGTTCTTTTTGTACAATCAGATCTAACAAAAGTATGGCCTGTAGCCGATAACACATTTGATTTAATCTCCTGTAGTCTGACATTAGAACACATTCAGGATATTGATTTTATTTTTCGGCAAGCAGTACAAAAGTTACAAAAAAATGGTTTGTTTTTCTTATGTGAATTACATCCGTTTAAACAATATTCAGGAAGTAAAGCGCGGTTTACAGATAAAGGGCAGCTCAATATTTTGCAGTGTTTTACTCATCATGTCTCAGAATATACTGATTGTGCCATTCGAAATGGTTTCAGTATTGAAAAAATAGATGAATGGTTTGATGCTGATGATACAACTACTCTTCCTCGTTTGATTTCTTTTGTTTTTAGAAAAACTACTGTCTAAAAGTAGCTTCTATAAATTGATTATAATCATATTGCAAATCCTCGTGAAGCGTTGCTATTTTTTTTCGGGCATTTTTCAACTCTCGTACATACATTCCGTTAATCACCTTATGTCCCAGTATATCTATTGGAAATGCTTGTAACTTTTGGCAAAAATGTAAAAGTATTTCTATTTCGGTTTCAACCACAGATGAGTATCGGATATATTTTTTATTCGTTCTTAGAATCCGCTGTATGCTTTTCTTTATATAATACATACTCTGTGTATTAATCGTTTCAAACGCTTCATCCATTTCTTCTTTAATTTGAGTAATGAATTCCTCTTCATCAGCAGCCTCAAACAACAAATATGTTAATAGTTCCTTGTTTTCCTTCTTGAATCTGGACAAACGAAGACAAATGGCAATCAATTCACTATTCGAGTATTCTGACAGTGCTGATTTTATTTCCTTTACAGTACTACTTTTCACGAAATTAATTTCTAATTTTCCTTATACATTCTTAATGTTTTCCCTCGTCAATATAATCGTTCCTGCAAGGTACTTAAAAGACACTTCTAAATAAAAGAAAGTTGTACAACAAATAGGTCGTACAACTTTTCTATAGCATATTAAAAAAATATACAAGCGTTTCTTATTTCAATACAACACTTTGTATCGCAAAATTAAATCCTCTTTCTTTCTTCCATTTTCCTAAACTAATGGAGCGTGTTCGTATAGCGTCCCCCGTGTATAACGACCCTTTTAGAGCTATAAATGGTGTTGCTTTCCCTGTTGTCAACCATTCATAAGAGATATAAAAAGGCGCTTCGACAACGATTTTCTCCTTAAAAGTATGACGTAACCATCCATCTGATCGTGTAGATGTTATATATACTGGCTCACTAAGAAGTATATTACCTGGGTTTCCTTCTTTATCGACATCATATACATTAAGTCTTAATGTATATGGTTTCTTCTCTATATCCATGTTTTTTACATACACTGAAGCAGAAACTATGGTAGCGCGTCCCCGGGGATGCATCTTCCTAGCAATCTCTGCACCAGCTTTTTTCTCTCCTCCTATATAGCCCAGGTAATAACTGGAGGCACGTTTGATTCCTAATGTTCTCGTTTTATATTTTCTTTTTTTTCTTACAGAAATTAGTACCTCATCTAATATCGTTTCTTTCTCTTCTAATACAATTATTACCGGCGTTTCTTTCTTAAGCAATTCAGAAACGGCAATCTCTTTTGTTTTAAATCCAATACTTGAAAAAGTGACAAACTCTCCCAAATATTGAGAATTTAATATAAGTTCAAACTCTCCGTTTTCGGTAGTTACCGTTCCTATATTCTTATCAAATATCCCTACATTAACATAAGGAATTCCTTCTTTTGTTTTTTGGTTTATAACACTTCCTTTAATTGTATTAGAACCATATAACGTTATACTACAAAAGCATAACAAGAGGCCTATCATCAATGGGGTATTCACTTTTTTCATTTCTTTATTCTTTATCATTTAATCCATCTGCCGTTTATTACAAAAAGAAGCAGACATTCACTAAAATGGCTTCTGGCACCACTGATACCTATAAGACATGAATCCTTCTACGCCTTCATTATAACAATGCTGATGTTGAAATTCTTTCGGAAGCAAAAATAGAGACGAAAATCGCGGATTTCCTTAATAGAATTTTAATCCATTTTAATGAAAAGTTAATATATAGGGAAAGAACAAGTGCGTTTTCCTTCTATTTTTTTAATGATATTTCGTCAATAGCTAAACGCAAAGAAATTACTGATTTACAAAACCTTAATCTTTGTTAACAAAACCTTAATCAGTTAGCACATAGAACCTTCTTTATTAATTTTGCCTTTATGATTAAAAATAAAAAACTGACATACTGGTTAAGTACTTTAATTCTTCTTTCTATCATCAGTATTTTAATATTACAGGGGTATTGGATTTCTCATTCCTATACCAAAGAACATAACGAGTTTAAAGAAAATGTTCATAAAGCTTTATCAGAATTTGATCTAAATCTATCAATTAAAAACCGTCAGATAATTCTTCTTGATGACCATATCGAATATGAATATGAATATTACTCTCCTGATTCTACCTATAATTTTTACGGGAGCTATAGAATCGAAAAAGAACAAACAAAGGATGTCACTTTTGACAATCAATTATTCGCTGTAAGAAAGGAGCAATTCAGACAAATCAATCAATTTTTCAAAAAAGACAGCCTTGCATTTCCCAATCTACTGGAAGAAGTCGAACTTACTATCACGCAACAGTGTGTAAAATGCAGGGATTACAAAGTTTTTAATCTGGATAGTATGCTAACGGTATCCTTAAAAAAATTTGGAGTTTCTCTTCCTTTCCAGTTTGGCGTCTATAATAAAAATAAAAAGAAATGGGATTATTTATCCGATAAGCAAATCGATACACTTACCCTAAGTCAAACCACATATCAAAAACCATTTCAGGCTTCAGAAAAAAAAGACAAGAGCTTTCACCTCTTATTGCAAAAAGAGGACCGGTTTATCTTACAAAAGATACAAACTGTCATCGCATTATCTATTGCGTTGTTACTTTTGATTTCGGCAAGCTTCTTCTATCTCTTACGATTTGCCTTGCAACAAAAAAAACTATCTGAGATGAGAACCAGCTTCATCAATAATATGACACATGAATTCAAAACCCCTGTCGCTAATATTCTACTAGGAGTGGACAATATCGAGAATGCTCATATCATCAATAAACCAGCAGCAATTCAAAATTTTACAAAAATTATTCGCAAAGAAAGTATTCGAATTAATGAAATGGTCAATACCATTCTGGAACACGCACAATTAGACAGAGGTCACTGGAGGCTTAACCTAGAACATGTAGACATGCATCAGCTTATCAAACAGTTATTAGATATATGGGTTCTGCCTGTTCAGGAGAGAGGAGGAAAAATCACGGTTGATCTCGCTGCTACAAAAATGACGTTATTTGCGGATGAGGCTTTACTATATCAGGCGATTTCTAATATTCTGGACAATGCGAATAAATACTCTTTAGACACGCCAGATATTACCATTCAAACTTATAATACGATCCACTCATTACATATTAAAATTACAGATAAAGGAATTGGTTTTTCTGCCCTTGAAAAAAAGCATATTTTTGAAAAATTCTACCGTATTCCTACCAAAAACTTACACGATGTAAAAGGATTTGGGCTTGGGCTTAATTACGCTGAAAATATTATTCATTTTTTTAAAGGAAAAATTAATGTAGAAAGCGAAAAAGGAAAGGGAAGCTCTTTTGAAATTGTATTACCAATATCTTAATTATGACAACCGTTTACAAAGATAAATTTCAAGTTTTATTAGCCGAGGATGACAGCAGTTTTGGTATGCTGATGAAAAGTTATCTGGAATTACATGAGTATGAAGTTACGTTGGCTCCTGATGGGGTGCAAGCCATCACTGCTATTACTAATAAAAAATTTGACTTGTGCATTCTGGATGTAAACATGCCGCGAAAAGATGGGTTCACTCTTGCAGAGGAAATAAAAAAAAGGTACCCTGGGATACCTTTTATTTTTTTAACTGCTAAAGCCTTAAAAGAAGACCAGCTAAGAGGTTACCAGATAGGAGCAGATGACTATCTCATTAAGCCGTTTGACTCCGAGTTACTGCTGATGAAGATTTCTATTGTCATTCATAGAAACAATGCTATTAAACAGGTAACTACGCCTCTTTTATATACTATTGGTAGTTTCGAGTTTAATTATGAAACCAGGCAACTTTTTCTCGATAAAAAAACAAAAAAACTAACTCCAACAGAAGCTGAATTGCTTCGATTGTTATGTGAGTATGATGCCAGAAAGCAAGTACTTCCCAGAGAAAAAACGCTTCTTTCTATATGGAAATCTGACGATTATTACACTACCAGGAGTATGGATGTTTTTATTACCAAACTCAGAGGGCACTTAAAAGAAGACCCTAATTTCCAGATTGAAATCATCAATATTCACAATAAAGGATTCAGGCTAGAAATCCAGCCCAAATCAAAAAATTAGTTTCTGCTTTTTTCGCAAATCAATAATGGGTAAATATGTATATACTACTGCCAAAACCCCTGCTAATACGGGAACTACTCCGAGAATGTATGCTTTATCAAATCTAAAGCCCTCCGGTAATAATTGCAAGGTAACCAATAATAGTACAAAGCCTATTCCTATGGCTATTCCACCGTTTTTCACCCCTTGAATTCTGGCAAATCGCAACCACTTAAAATCTTCTTCATGTAATATTGACAATTTTTCTTTCTCGATTTCCTTATACGTTCTTTTTACTACATCTAGGGTCACAAAAAACGGAAGTAAAAACAGTAAGGGTAAAAATACCTTAGCCATTGATTGCTCTCCTTCAAAAAACGCCAGCGATTCGAACTTTAACAAGGAGTAATATTGTATCAAATAATTCAAAATACAATTAAAAATTCCATTAACAACAGCCCTTTTAAATAAGAACTTACGTAATGGTTCATGATTCTTTAATACGGTCAGCATACTAATTTCAGGTCTTAAGAAGATTATAGATCAAAGTGCTACTTGTTGTGGTACCAATCTTTCCAATTGTTTTACCGCTGCTTCAATGCCTCCTGTGGCTACAAAAGAATCTCTCACATTTTCTGCTGCCATTCGATAAGAAGCATTCGTCAATATAGAGGTTATAGCTGTTTCCAATTCTTCTTCCTTTAATCGTTTGAAACGCAATCGAATCCCACAACCTAATGCATCTACTCTTTCTGCGACTCGAGATTGATCAAATGCAATCGGTAGTACAACAAGAGGCAAACCATTGGCTATACTCTCACTAACAGTATTGTACCCGGCATGACAGACTACTCCATCCAGATAAGGCAATACTTCTAATTGAGGAATCCTTTTTTGGACAATAAAATTATCCGGCCATTCTTCGAATAAATCCGGATCTGAAATTACCACCACAATCGTATCTGTATTGCCCATAACTGCGATTACCTTTGACAGAAAATCTTTCATTATTTCTGACGGAAAAATAGTCCCTATGGAAACTAATATTTTTTTGTGGTTACTTTTTTGTAATCGATCAAAGTCAAATTCCATATCAGAAGGACGTTTTCCTATAGAAGGACCAAAAAACTGGTATCGTTTATCCAGATCATTTGCACCCAAAAACATCGATGACGCAAATACCATTGATAAGGTTTCTGAACAGACAATTGGTTGATCTGTCAATACTCCTAACTCTTGTTGTAATCCTACTACCTTTGAAGCTTCCCACTCTACAAATTTCGGATATTCTTCAGAGGGCATTATTGCTGTAGGAGCACTGAGAGAGGTCACATACGGAATCTTATTTTTATACGCATAAATTGCTCCTGCAAATGCCTGATGATCTGAAATAATTACATCTGGCTTAAACGCTTCGATATACTCAGGTATATGCTTACTCATATATCGTGCTAATGGCACCAGTACATCTTCAAACAGAACTTTTACGCTTTTTAATCCAAATGTTCTGGGAATATCTTTAAACATTTCCTCCAGATACTTCTTTTCATCTTCCTTGGTTTTATATTTTTCCTTTTCTATCTGATAAAAAATAGCTTCATCAGGTAGTAAATACGAAAAATCAGTAATACTAACCCATCCTACCTGATGTCCTTTCTCCAGTAAAGAAATTCCCAAGCTCAAAGTAGGGTTGATATGTCCCCAAAACGGAGGAACTATAAATAAAAACTTTGCCATTGTGATTTACTATTTTGTTAGTTCATATTAATAAGTGAATGTCTATACGCTACTACTAGTTGATTAATTCTCTTACTGGGGTTTGCAAAAAATGTAAGATATTATCAAAGCTATCTCCGGGATTTTCCATAATAAACCAATGTCCTCCATTTTTCAGGAAATACGATGTACTTTCTATGTGATTATGTAGCCTTTCTGCTTCTTTGAGGCAATCAGATTCTTTTCCAAACAGGAGTAATACCTCGGATGTAATTTT contains:
- a CDS encoding S41 family peptidase, producing MKNISVVITFFLTTILAAQSYNDLVMSAEEAYRNKAYEESILFYKKAFDTSEPQLLNKKDMYNAACSAALSDRKELAISYVYKAVDMGWDNYHHLIKDSDLKSLYEEEPWRELLSKINDKHQRFLNSRLNKEQVSTLVTDIIAKLEQTYFDKEKSKKVKKVLLQQIKDKELVGMTPPEIAKKIKETLRNTTNDIHFYMGVKEIPAAYKTGKIKGQKKTHNKNGGFSQVSILDGNIGYIKWDTSGVDLTVAFKKVIAMLEFLDGCDSLIFDITSNGGGYGELSGFINQHLFATKEYQHLLKKRCIGEKEWHQSEVPYNYTDGPNFFDVPVYVMVSENTGSSAEYFAFILQQMKRATIVGKTTAGAGNPVTGVSLKHYNLYIPICEIKTKEGKSIEAKGVVPDIELKSDNWLKEVTTIIKNK
- a CDS encoding class I SAM-dependent methyltransferase encodes the protein MMNTENAYNLWASHYDDMPNKTRDLEKTAALTTLQSKEYPFILELGCGTGKNTTWLRHKATQLTALDFSVEMLRKAEEKIKDNNVLFVQSDLTKVWPVADNTFDLISCSLTLEHIQDIDFIFRQAVQKLQKNGLFFLCELHPFKQYSGSKARFTDKGQLNILQCFTHHVSEYTDCAIRNGFSIEKIDEWFDADDTTTLPRLISFVFRKTTV
- a CDS encoding carboxypeptidase-like regulatory domain-containing protein translates to MKKVNTPLMIGLLLCFCSITLYGSNTIKGSVINQKTKEGIPYVNVGIFDKNIGTVTTENGEFELILNSQYLGEFVTFSSIGFKTKEIAVSELLKKETPVIIVLEEKETILDEVLISVRKKRKYKTRTLGIKRASSYYLGYIGGEKKAGAEIARKMHPRGRATIVSASVYVKNMDIEKKPYTLRLNVYDVDKEGNPGNILLSEPVYITSTRSDGWLRHTFKEKIVVEAPFYISYEWLTTGKATPFIALKGSLYTGDAIRTRSISLGKWKKERGFNFAIQSVVLK
- a CDS encoding glycosyltransferase, encoding MAKFLFIVPPFWGHINPTLSLGISLLEKGHQVGWVSITDFSYLLPDEAIFYQIEKEKYKTKEDEKKYLEEMFKDIPRTFGLKSVKVLFEDVLVPLARYMSKHIPEYIEAFKPDVIISDHQAFAGAIYAYKNKIPYVTSLSAPTAIMPSEEYPKFVEWEASKVVGLQQELGVLTDQPIVCSETLSMVFASSMFLGANDLDKRYQFFGPSIGKRPSDMEFDFDRLQKSNHKKILVSIGTIFPSEIMKDFLSKVIAVMGNTDTIVVVISDPDLFEEWPDNFIVQKRIPQLEVLPYLDGVVCHAGYNTVSESIANGLPLVVLPIAFDQSRVAERVDALGCGIRLRFKRLKEEELETAITSILTNASYRMAAENVRDSFVATGGIEAAVKQLERLVPQQVAL
- a CDS encoding sensor histidine kinase KdpD, whose protein sequence is MIKNKKLTYWLSTLILLSIISILILQGYWISHSYTKEHNEFKENVHKALSEFDLNLSIKNRQIILLDDHIEYEYEYYSPDSTYNFYGSYRIEKEQTKDVTFDNQLFAVRKEQFRQINQFFKKDSLAFPNLLEEVELTITQQCVKCRDYKVFNLDSMLTVSLKKFGVSLPFQFGVYNKNKKKWDYLSDKQIDTLTLSQTTYQKPFQASEKKDKSFHLLLQKEDRFILQKIQTVIALSIALLLLISASFFYLLRFALQQKKLSEMRTSFINNMTHEFKTPVANILLGVDNIENAHIINKPAAIQNFTKIIRKESIRINEMVNTILEHAQLDRGHWRLNLEHVDMHQLIKQLLDIWVLPVQERGGKITVDLAATKMTLFADEALLYQAISNILDNANKYSLDTPDITIQTYNTIHSLHIKITDKGIGFSALEKKHIFEKFYRIPTKNLHDVKGFGLGLNYAENIIHFFKGKINVESEKGKGSSFEIVLPIS
- a CDS encoding response regulator transcription factor: MTTVYKDKFQVLLAEDDSSFGMLMKSYLELHEYEVTLAPDGVQAITAITNKKFDLCILDVNMPRKDGFTLAEEIKKRYPGIPFIFLTAKALKEDQLRGYQIGADDYLIKPFDSELLLMKISIVIHRNNAIKQVTTPLLYTIGSFEFNYETRQLFLDKKTKKLTPTEAELLRLLCEYDARKQVLPREKTLLSIWKSDDYYTTRSMDVFITKLRGHLKEDPNFQIEIINIHNKGFRLEIQPKSKN
- a CDS encoding TlpA disulfide reductase family protein — its product is MKYIIYSILFLTLINCNTKTKQAVDKVITNDKIIIKGNVKNVTKNKLYLVGNNFSQFIDIEKDGSFVDTLTTSSGYFYVRDLKNYIELYLSQGNSLELFYDADNFEKSIRFKGKESVINEYLQKKSELKNTITGGEAQFSLLNEIDYKKKNLILKKRSLDLVTSYDGLPESFIIKEKKNITYQYYLRFFKYIYLHAYYIKDRNFKPSETFYNELEEVDITNEQDFLELSSYNKLIRDYYNRLIHNCSTSKEVSQLYNGINSNIIQKEILNMTIQFMDREDYAIDTLYSGLRSLNLDRQTLADLEKKYRSIKKLDVGTPSPSFKYYNIDGSNTTLEDLRGNYVLIDVWATWCGPCKIEVPHLERLEKKYHNQQIKFVSISVDKKKHFERWKKYVHKKKLKGIQLFADESFDSDFIKYFQVTSLPSFILLDPEGNIVLSKAPYPSTPEMEKLLDDLLSKKK